From one Humulus lupulus chromosome 8, drHumLupu1.1, whole genome shotgun sequence genomic stretch:
- the LOC133794254 gene encoding anthocyanidin reductase ((2S)-flavan-3-ol-forming) — protein MDTKHIAKKTACVVGGSGYVASLLVKLLLQKGYAVNTTVRDPDNQKKTVHLLQLKTLGNLKIFGADLTEEGSFDAPIAGCDLVFHVATPVNFASQDPENDMIKPAIQGVLNVLKSCVKAKTVKRVVLTSSAAAVSINTLSGTGLVMNEENWSDTEFLSNEKPPTWGYPLSKTLAEKTAWKFAKENNIDLITVIPSLMTGPSLTPDIPSSVGLATALITGNDFLINAMKGMQMLSGSISISHVEDVCRAHVFLAEKESASGRYICCAVNTSVTELAKFLSTKYPQCKVPTDFGEFPSKAKLIISSEKLTKEGFSFKYGIEEIYEQSLDYLKTKGMLKL, from the exons ATGGACACCAAGCACATCGCCAAGAAGACAGCCTGTGTGGTCGGCGGTAGTGGATACGTGGCCTCTTTGCTCGTCAAGCTTCTTCTTCAGAAGGGCTATGCTGTCAATACCACTGTCAGAGACCCTG ATAATCAGAAAAAGACAGTACACCTGTTGCAACTCAAAACTTTGGGCAACCTAAAGATTTTTGGTGCTGATCTAACTGAGGAGGGGAGCTTTGATGCCCCTATAGCAGGCTGTGACCTTGTCTTCCACGTTGCAACACCTGTTAACTTTGCCTCCCAAGACCCAGAG AATGACATGATCAAGCCAGCAATCCAAGGAGTACTGAACGTTCTTAAGTCTTGTGTGAAAGCGAAAACAGTTAAACGTGTTGTCTTGACATCGTCTGCTGCTGCTGTTTCGATCAACACACTGAGTGGAACAGGTTTGGTGATGAACGAAGAGAATTGGAGTGACACTGAGTTCTTATCTAATGAGAAGCCACCCACTTGG GGCTATCCTTTGTCAAAGACTCTAGCTGAGAAAACAGCTTGGAAATTTGCTAAAGAAAATAACATTGATCTCATCACTGTGATCCCTTCTCTTATGACTGGTCCTTCACTCACTCCAGATATCCCCAGCAGTGTTGGCCTAGCAACAGCTTTGATCACAG GCAATGACTTCCTCATAAATGCCATGAAAGGTATGCAAATGCTATCAGGATCTATATCGATTTCGCATGTGGAAGACGTCTGCCGAGCTCATGTCTTTTTGGCCGAGAAAGAATCTGCTTCCGGTCGATACATTTGTTGTGCTGTCAACACCAGTGTTACAGAGCTTGCTAAGTTCCTTAGCACAAAATACCCTCAATGCAAAGTCCCCACTGA TTTTGGAGAGTTTCCTTCCAAGGCCAAGTTGATAATATCATCAGAGAAGCTTACTAAGGAGGGATTCAGTTTCAAGTATGGGATTGAAGAAATATATGAGCAGAGTCTGGATTATTTGAAGACCAAAGGGATGCTTAAGCTCTAA
- the LOC133794905 gene encoding uncharacterized protein LOC133794905: MPGTWLNAIRKALPCKSQPSDVSDPERSSSVGCLSNLRGCKRHKEKESNCSSKVQGIIISTQHYPKTNITGNETVLHHNLRMRSSREPGKASNGGMAKRVGRAEGMDMVSRFKLENPVFEQSREYYGGNYSTVVCQMCGQQHHKSSVNAIDYSHRLSKRYTVSIESISHCRRLPFSVSELLEGDSSRKIVEIICQTGQDEKQHVKMETVRNS, translated from the exons atgccTGGAACTTGGTTAAACGCAATCAGAAAAGCACTGCCCTGCAAATCTCAGCCATCGGATGTATCCGACCCAGAGAGATCATCTTCTGTGGGATGTCTTTCAAATCTCAGAGGATGCAAAAGGCACAAGGAAAAGGAATCAAACTGCAGTTCAAAGGTACAAGGAATAATTATTAGTACCCAGCACTATCCCAAAACCAACATTACTGGCAATGAAACAGTCCTTCATCATAACTTGAGAATGAGATCTTCAAGGGAACCAGGGAAAGCTAGTAATGGTGGCATGGCTAAGAGGGTTGGTAGAGCCGAAGGCATGGATATGGTGTCGCGTTTTAAGCTGGAAAACCCAGTATTTGAGCAATCAAGGGAATACTATGGTGGTAATTATTCTACTGTGGTTTGTCAAATGTGTGGTCAGCAACATCACAAATCTTCCGTTAATGCCATTGACTACTCACATCGTTTGTCCAAGCGCTATACAG TCTCTATTGAAAGTATCTCCCATTGTCGTCGTTTGCCTTTCTCAGTGAGCGAACTACTGGAAGGAGACTCATCGAGAAAAATCGTCGAAATAATTTGTCAAACAGGGCAAGATGAGAAGCAACATGTGAAGATGGAGACTGTTAGGAATAGCTAA
- the LOC133794904 gene encoding uncharacterized protein LOC133794904, whose protein sequence is MQNILTWFEDYRETVKIKARKQSKKVDPRCLADGNELLRFYATNVACSLGSSSSGLCNLENCGACRILRNGFSANMDFVGRVGIFATSTSERALAYVEAHFNKRKALFVCRVIAGKIHSPLRKFDQAFSHSGFDSLAWKVGRNREAEELFVLSPKAVLPCFVVIYKI, encoded by the coding sequence ATGCAAAACATTCTTACTTGGTTCGAAGACTACAGAGAAACCGTCAAAATCAAAGCCCGCAAGCAGTCCAAGAAAGTCGACCCGCGTTGCCTGGCCGACGGGAACGAGCTCCTGAGGTTCTACGCCACCAACGTTGCCTGCTCACTCGGCTCCTCTTCTTCTGGCCTGTGCAATCTTGAAAACTGCGGAGCTTGTCGCATTCTGAGAAATGGGTTTTCGGCGAACATGGATTTCGTCGGCCGCGTTGGTATCTTTGCCACTTCGACTAGTGAGAGAGCCTTGGCATATGTGGAAGCCCATTTTAATAAGAGGAAAGCTCTGTTTGTTTGCCGAGTCATTGCTGGGAAAATCCATAGTCCTCTCAGAAAGTTTGATCAAGCATTTTCTCATTCTGGGTTCGACTCTTTGGCTTGGAAAGTTGGTCGAAATAGGGAAGCGGAAGAACTGTTTGTGCTAAGTCCTAAAGCTGTGCTCCCTTGCTTTGTCGTCATTTACAAAATCTGA